The sequence tgtgaacagctagccagttgacaaaggtcacactgatctaataccgttagttaagcaagaaggcgatgaggataggagtcagcagtcagtgtccaaacctggcaagggcactgtgcccttggtgcaacatcaggatgggggagaggatggttagttagaaatatgaagaaaatatgtggacagctgcaacatagtagccacaagaatgctaaggtaggcgtagttagctgataagtaactaaccaataatgagctcgccttttgcaatatgtattggcctcattagcaccaatataaatgtatgtgcctatcaataaagttttgagatttgctgatcactcatactgagtgccgcatttcttccacCGATTACCAcaggcctcaacccactacttttatcccagcaagtacagtgagacaagagcactcctttagatccaatgcattgaattcagcaaaacctccccagccactcccagctgagatgttcaggaatcaaaggaggaagctccaccatgatttcattggcagtaatggggacacgcctctgaaagtgctgccagctgagccaggggctgggcctgggggggactcctgtgcccccattgccctctcagggcaaatgccgtgcctgcaacaccaaggaaatgtaatgaACACTGCCTTGGGGATTTCATAGAGACAGAAAGGCAAAATGGagcaaactttggtttaatgataaaaacagattgtgtctcaacaaagacaaaatgtgaAAAGTTGAAGCATAGAAACACCAAACCTgttacatttattgctaaatctaacactactgATACATCTTGAATAATACTTATATATCTTAGctaataaacagagagattACTATCATGTAAACTAATAGAAGAATAAAcaatcctaaaaacttgaaaaacaatcttatttctatctatCCTCTTGacgcctaactcttgctagcctggggcaaatgcagggctaatttggccttttcttcttggggagaggctgtgcatccttgtgTGGGCAATGTCTTCTTctgtgcttgttcctctccttgattgtttcaaactccctggaagacaggaaacaaaccatccattgttaacttcatacacaccattaagccaagcgccgagatctccctttttggatgaatttccatcttttcaggctgtgacaccTTTGTAAagtgatcagcaccatgagtctcatctttctggtttcaattctttgaaatgtcttcctccttttgcttcatcataggtttaattggatcagcagcatcaaagcaagctttgatgcatgtgttcctgcttctatgaactgtgtcttgttggggcatggcaaggtttcactgggaatgctgggtttgaacgaagctgtttgggtttcaagtgggctgtaagcttgagcagggctgccaggggcgatcctgcaagtggcctcagcttgccctgtggtgcctttggaaagggtcagcgtgctttaggccaaaggggcaggtgggagcagaaggaggaggagcttgcgcaccgttggcactgcccgcacggaaaggggcctcccgccggctggggcggctggcgcggttggcagcagggacactccgcgctgccagcccgcttgcagCTTCTTTTCCctgtctccccagtctccttcctgggagggcttttcctcctctttcgtttgcccgcagtctgggaatcaaagaatccttatcagtgcttccttcctctcagaaagctggaattcacagcatccaccccaaaaatctatcagcctaagcaaattcttccaaaccccgaagagctgagaaaagggctggatatggcagtgggctgcagcaggctgccagccatggaggttggaggaaaatactccccttcactacagctctaagggggtgggataaacacgtggctatctctagttctacatgtcttatttctacctctctgcctaacatctatttatctctggttttcctccccacatgtctagggcatggcttttacattcaatcacactagtgaagacacatgattacctaTATTCAGCTACCCAAAatgatctctctctctccctctctctgtctctctctgtgaagaaaACTGTTctttgctggtaaggaaagtattaaaggtgccatggcaccggcagctccttcttggggatacgctggggtgctacaaaagatctctaaaatttggcagcatctccatgaaggcagcccagatggctgatgttagcaagcagtggggaatgaaaggtctgattggaatctgagggtgccagcccttgagaaactgATTTGTAaagagtcaaagcccattttggtggtggtgctgctttGTTGGGTCAAAGTTGTGCTCCAGAATTCCGTATTTTAGGGTAGCAGCACAAgaaagccccgggcagcacctgctgcgcctctcccagtgcgtgggaccaagggagctTGGCAAAGCGGCGTCTGGCGTGGCTTGCCAGCAGGGCTTGTGCCCTTCTGCCcgtttcttgaccctgctggcatgtctggattttcttcccactcacctgagcaagagtgctgctggcaagtttctgctcttttttccagcagtagtaatactccacacactgtgccacggtcttacttgggatctgttgtgaaaagcaaaagaaggaatctgaaatggccatcctgtagggtgcattggagaacaatgagattacagagtaaagtaggaattaaagtcacggagaaaattgaggagggtgtaaaatgaaatcaatatgcaggagtcagagaggcattatgcaatgtaataaaccgagtATTGTGCTACGTGGTAACGCAtgtaatgcacagatcaacaccaagtccctctagcagagttcttctttgccccgttcactgcagttatcccagcacaaggtgttgtggaagcagcagcacacctgggagacagGTTtaacagaacagagctttgtcttccaaaacagcctggagagaagggctgcagaggaaggATCACCATTTTCACACAGGgcttccatgtcctgttctgtgactactttaacagttCTGGTACTTGAGAAaagagggacataggtgcagtatttggtaccacAATAGTCAACTTGtccttctgatgatctgccaaggtgtggaatgtcctgtggctttacctgcttctggatgagatggaaatccttgccgtaggtgtggaaagccttttggaaggcctccttctcctcaggtgtccatctatcagagcctggcaagaaaaagcagcagctgaattgatccctctagccacttgaagcagatcccactggctgctgAAAGCAAGCTGGTGCCAGCCGtcattcacgtgtgtgcatgtctgctccctcagaaggtgatgaagacgagagcaggcattccccagggaaaaaagcatggaaaacgagtcaagctgaaggagtagatgctggtgctttccctgcccccagagaaggcgagatTGTGTGCTGGTTTtaagcacaactaattgaagcagaaatgcttgacacagccattaagggcacggcagcatgtgtcagtgaaggaagaagctgggcttagGTTACCTGCgtaatgataatcagccaagggatggccttgagctgttggaggaCCCCctgagagcaacatctccagagcctcctgcaagatgcaaaggaaaaaggcttgagctgccccacaacacaaaaaaggagccaaaccccacccatgctGCCCTGCAGCCGCTTTGCgtcttcagctgaggattcaggccactggatctcatatgggtcaaagattgtgctttgctcccagtccctcatttttgctgcccagcccttggctcctgctcccaagggtagcattttcctctccaactccatgattttgctcctcctgcaccctgaattgcctcagctgactgcggcttctgggaattgcccctcaaaatgtcttaaagaacacagatctccaggaggttttcaaggcagcaggctgcaggaccctgcggcgctgcctccaggagagatcttgtccctgctggagccatttgggctcagccctgccgcagctggacgagacacagcaggcagcgagtgctctgctgcttgtgaactcccttcttcaaggagcagccaggaaaggctgtcccgctgcccggaccttatcaattccctgcccactcttgcccgcgcccaaacagccgcttcctaccggaacgctgccgcgagcctggtgcaggcagtgcagggcgagctccagctgagctgctgccccggggaggccacgggagctggccatgtccaacagttctctgactgcaagcacaacaaaaacccacccaaagtcagccttgagCCAACAAAGGGGAATGCTTGCCATACAAGGCAggaggaaagcacaagagctaaagcctgcagcttggagagcacgaaaaggagagcaaagcaaggggaagctgaagcaagggcccacctagtgctgcctctcccttccaagcagcttttggcataaggagtgggggccaatctcccctcttccagtggcagATGCCCCTGAcccatttggagagcagcacagttgctctttttcctgctctgctgcaaaagcagagcattctCCTTGCccctaccacttccacaagggaagatgggcatgacaaggagagaagcagagcctgccaaaagctgccattttacccaaaaaccagcattttacatgcccgactatctcaggagtggaaggaaagctagacAGCTACCACTGTCCGGTTTATCCAGGTCAGGgtcgtcttcctccaagggcttccagaccagggttgcaggctcttcagcctcacttggcggcccggtctgcaGCTCGGGGAGCTcggcctgaaagtcactgccaacattgatgtgtctagaggaagaaggagtaggacgtaagaaaggcaagtggtcaagagacacctggtgtgcagccacggccttggaccaatcccaccctgactctgaaagagcagttgtcctgctcgccattcctcaagtttgctgtcctttaaccctaggccaaaactcacggctcagtgtgggctcttgctttccttttcattgtgcctctcc comes from Passer domesticus isolate bPasDom1 unplaced genomic scaffold, bPasDom1.hap1 HAP1_SCAFFOLD_55, whole genome shotgun sequence and encodes:
- the LOC135292893 gene encoding zinc finger protein 541-like — its product is MLLSGGPPTAQGHPLADYHYAGSDRWTPEEKEAFQKAFHTYGKDFHLIQKQIPSKTVAQCVEYYYCWKKEQKLASSTLAQGV